One part of the Diadema setosum chromosome 6, eeDiaSeto1, whole genome shotgun sequence genome encodes these proteins:
- the LOC140229573 gene encoding centrosomal AT-AC splicing factor-like encodes MDIQAAESLIGCPEVIEGSFEKRTNYWCYLCSCDVERHAYDGQVTLKLAKFIEHLCSESHSLAAPKFYRLHHVEPGMVKQRLVFSQEDYERFKNKLVQALDQYEDKTYAKLQESVAKIRKVEAERQAIMDNREAFPGSKGCGVDTHVGTASVEHGEGSDKFALSRSLNYAAGRPKVLNKVRTIAVVSSGGLASIGTHTAAAREGNVHSGATPPWLRESSDPTRARDEEGKQSEVGGIIGPTAEDFQKDCKISCTT; translated from the exons ATGGAT ATCCAAGCAGCGGAGAGCCTGATTGGCTGTCCAGAGGTCATAGAAGGGTCATTTGAAAAGAGAACAAACTACTGGTGTTACCTTTGTTCCTGTGATGTGGAGAGACATGCCTATGATGGCCAGGTTACACTCAAGTTGGCCAAGTTCATAGAGCACTTGTGCAG TGAATCCCACAGCCTGGCTGCTCCAAAGTTCTACCGACTTCATCATGTTGAACCAGGCATGGTCAAGCAGCGACTGGTCTTTTCTCAAGAGGACTATGAGAGATTCAAGAACAAATTAGTCCAGGCCCTCGACCAATATGAAGACAAAACATATGCCAAGCTTCAAGAG AGTGTGGCAAAGATTCGTAAAGTTGAAGCAGAGCGGCAAGCAATCATGGACAACCGTGAGGCCTTCCCTGGCAGCAAAGGTTGTGGAGTAGACACACATGTGGGCACAGCTTCTGTGGAACATGGAGAGGGCAGTGACAAGTTTGCTTTGAGCAG GTCACTGAACTATGCAGCTGGACGGCCCAAAGTGTTGAACAAAGTTCGCACCATTGCTGTTGTGTCATCTGGAGGCCTAGCATCCATTGGAACTCAT ACTGCGGCAGCACGTGAGGGGAATGTCCACTCTGGGGCCACACCCCCCTGGCTAAGGGAGAGCTCAGATCCTACGAGAGCTAGAGATGAGGAGGGCAAGCAGAGTGAAGTGGGTGGGATCATTGGGCCTACAGCTGAAGACTTCCAGAAAGATTGT
- the LOC140229447 gene encoding uncharacterized protein — protein sequence MSREDKPKILRLFEETLTKDQLNDLIHSRKKPGHWEDGVVSYFRVYKIIQMLREENKPCTPHLVTAIDVLSDGKSKIRNQSTYDFCKYVKFQVEDHVDRTDEELQQQVERLMPGCLPIGPECESLGITGDILFDEEKSFEEPIPVDRITNRVMYELSQFLPRVLENQQSMAKWLKKILHLRDDHVPSVDLITKWCSVLHKETSRKRRSSMSQAQQYLEEKFSFTDFKFEDPQKEASEKTDADANEPAPPDEQDQPMQVSAVDSSATAKAGDDRMEADFSGNENGSAETVTGIIAEALDILDEGECQKEQDVSVKKLSHPAVVDKDGDIQVGDITRQDGDNSAAVTCDDSTLEQNEKEQTAISKDISGAEHSFTKSPKSVAKMSTFDESQDSGGRVSKVKNDSKKIAKKDVPKPSLKGSKKAALGRNRKKFSNSGCDDSDNDEISDKDEVTSMTSGKPANVALDKATLHKNLAKANRIIKTVLRVVSRLKKEMHVTMNYLETEASKLCDDLKYEQERLEKAKRLIDNSSVSEGEETEEEDADDSKEKTRASGNKRRSSKNTKMITVQVKPGVKDTLKKSLVRLRPLPCQKDGDGSDISDLHDSASSSDSDMKSKMSRAEKKVMAHTKLVKESSPRKGTSVSSARSRSKPKATRNRNAVESSPSAQCSSTAGLQKSTELKCESSESPGNDVNDFDKAKLFSSRVCVSLTKLSRKQMEKAERRNDEMIEVEESEDDSSSLKSSRQRTVQKSRSRAKRLEKTPENDSETEPSEEEEEEEEDDMTWAPAKSAKSTHTDTDSSEDHGKGTTTRKSSRKTRIASGKSKSRKNKAGEKETRKAAASKGSRSRTSRNADKDAESSEETSSDEQKKTNSGSSKREEVLKGDRQQGNKQSCSEPPPSKEKPKKRSLDDFVKALNSPKRIKMGTEKKMPKMNARGRRCKDIQIVEESPTNEDDSDHEDNEDDDFLEKATEQELQRLKEEEVGSRSQGMQKEAGFEGTIVNGEHNATVKSTEDVKTDKPESSNVSQMDTEVDVCPPLIENQVDKKRSDSVREVAGSDSCTEAKVNRGKEGMVGSEQVVKASCAESGFDPHMEVEGAENPLLNEIREGGRNIVEVTSKSDSDTGKNVNGEQEIMSSVEVVDSKYSEPSPDPQMDTEVDTSPLSVGKQIEEDKTDADTRDGERQDPESSLDSQIEMEVYESLISNEKQEVVVSNSKDKMKGDMNDGCNHRVNGQIKEGEDVRKTDVLEGGDNNCDYHGLEEDSGSIESKGEEGQENAESSLGKARGHSESEESSVQQSQNISSHRKAENGTSQRKKKAKNERGKNNKVSKPAFPGDSIIGKQVRHRSSLGHPDIFKWYKGKVLRKSTASELLKLGQEHIQHLNNLVTIFAVKYEEYTDVSHEALEVAWRKGDLKIVP from the exons ATGTCCCGAGAAGACAAACCCAAAATCCTACGACTCTTTGAGGAGACTCTGACCAAAGACCAGCTGAATGATCTCATCCACAGCCGTAAAAAGCCTG GTCACTGGGAGGATGGTGTTGTGTCCTACTTCCGAGTCTACAAGATCATTCAGATGCTGCGTGAGGAAAACAAACCATGTACGCCACACCTGGTCACAGCCATTGATGTCCTGTCTGATGGCAAGTCCAAGATTCGCAACCAATCTACCTACGATTTCTGCAAATACGTCAAGTTTCAGGTAGAGGACCATGTGGACCGAACTGATGAGGAGCTTCAGCAACAGGTGGAACGTCTCATGCCTGGGTGCCTTCCCATTGGTCCAGAGTGTGAGTCTCTGGGTATTACAGGAGACATATTATTTGATGAGGAGAAATCCTTTGAGGAGCCTATTCCTGTGGATCGCATCACAAACCGAGTAATGTATGAACTCAGTCAGTTCCTACCACGTGTCCTTGAGAACCAACAGAGTATGGCAAAGTGGCTGAAGAAGATTTTGCACCTGCGAGATGACCATGTTCCTTCCGTGGACTTAATCACAAAATGGTGCAGTGTTCTCCACAAAGAAACATCTCGCAAACGACGTTCTAGCATGTCTCAAGCTCAGCAGTACTTAGAGGAAAAATTTTCCTTCACTGATTTCAAATTTGAGGATCCTCAGAAGGAAGCATCTGAAAAGACAGATGCAGATGCCAATGAACCTGCACCGCCAGATGAGCAGGATCAGCCAATGCAAGTTTCAGCTGTAGATTCAAGCGCTACGGCAAAGGCAGGGGATGACCGAATGGAAGCTGATTTTTCAGGGAATGAAAATGGCAGCGCAGAAACTGTAACTGGCATTATAGCTGAAGCACTGGACATTCTGGACGAAGGAGAGTGCCAGAAGGAACAGGATGTGAGTGTAAAAAAGCTTTCTCATCCAGCTGTAGTGGACAAAGATGGTGATATACAGGTTGGTGATATCACCAGACAGGATGGGGATAACTCTGCCGCTGTCACCTGTGATGACTCCACACTTGAGCAGAATGAGAAAGAGCAGACGGCTATTTCAAAAGACATATCAGGAGCAGAGCATTCTTTCACTAAGTCTCCAAAAAGTGTAGCAAAGATGTCAACATTTGATGAATCCCAAGATTCAGGAGGACGTGTgtcaaaagtgaaaaatgacAGCAAGAAAATTGCCAAAAAGGATGTGCCAAAACCAAGTTTGAAAGGAAGTAAAAAAGCAGCTCTTGgcagaaacagaaagaaattcTCAAACAGTGGGTGTGATGACTCAGATAATGATGAGATTTCTGACAAAGATGAAGTCACTAGTATGACCAGTGGAAAACCTGCGAATGTTGCCCTAGATAAAGCCACCTTGCATAAAAATTTAgctaaagcaaacagaatcatcAAGACAGTACTACGTGTTGTGTCGAGACTGAAAAAGGAAATGCATGTGACTATGAATTATCTTGAAACTGAAGCCAGTAAGCTGTGTGATGATCTCAAATATGAACAAGAACGCCTGGAAAAGGCAAAGAGACTCATAGATAATAGCAGTGTCAGTGAAGGAGAGGAAACAGAGGAAGAAGATGCCGATGATAGTAAGGAAAAAACAAGGGCAAGCGGGAATAAGCGTAGGTCCTCCAAAAACACCAAAATGATCACAGTACAAGTAAAACCAGGGGTTAAAGATACCCTGAAGAAGTCATTAGTGAGACTTAGACCCCTTCCCTGTCAAAAAGATGGAGATGGCAGTGATATTAGTGACTTGCATGACTCGGCATCCAGCAGTGATAGTGACATGAAGTCAAAGATGAGCAGGGCCGAGAAAAAAGTTATGGCCCACACCAAATTAGTGAAAGAAAGCTCACCACGTAAGGGTACTTCTGTAAGCAGTGCCAGGTCCAGGTCCAAGCCAAAAGCTACTCGTAATCGCAATGCAGTCGAGTCCTCACCATCAGCACAGTGTAGTTCAACAGCAGGGCTACAGAAATCCACAGAATTGAAGTGTGAGAGTAGTGAAAGTCCAGGAAATGATGTGAACGATTTTGATAAAGCAAAATTGTTTTCAAGTAGAGTCTGTGTCAGCCTTACCAAGCTAAGCCGGAAACAAATGGAGAAGgcagaaagaagaaatgatgaaatgattgaGGTTGAGGAGAGTGAGGATGACTCTTCCAGTCTCAAGAGCAGCAGACAAAGAACAGTGCAGAAGAGTAGGTCTAGAGCCAAGAGGTTGGAGAAGACTCCAGAGAATGATTCAGAGACTGAGCCatcggaggaggaggaggaggaggaggaggatgacaTGACTTGGGCTCCTGCAAAGTCGGCAAAATCAactcacacagacacagactCCAGTGAGGACCACGGCAAAGGAACAACAACCAGAAAATCCTCACGCAAAACTAGGATTGCCTCTGGTAAAAGCAAATCTCGGAAGAATAAAGCTGGAGAGAAAGAGACCAGAAAGGCAGCTGCTTCGAAAGGTAGTAGGTCAAGGACGTCCAGAAATGCTGACAAGGATGCAGAGTCATCTGAAGAGACCTCCAgtgatgaacagaaaaaaacaaattcagGTTCTTCAAAACGTGAAGAAGTATTGAAAGGCGATAGACAGCAAGGGAATAAGCAGAGCTGCAGTgaaccccctccctccaaagagAAGCCCAAAAAGCGGTCATTGGATGATTTTGTGAAGGCACTGAATTCACCAAAAAGAATCAAAATGGGCACTGAGAAGAAAATGCCAAAAATGAATGCAAGAGGCAGACGCTGTAAGGACATTCAGATTGTGGAGGAAAGCCCTACCAATGAAGATGACTCTGACCACGAAGACAACGAGGATGATGACTTCCTTGAGAAGGCAACCGAACAGGAACTGCAAAGGCTGAAGGAAGAGGAAGTTGGCAGTAGAAGCCAAGGAATGCAGAAAGAAGCTGGTTTTGAAGGAACTATAGTCAATGGGGAACACAATGCCACAGTTAAGAGTACAGAAGATGTAAAGACAGACAAGCCAGAGTCGAGCAATGTCTCTCAGATGGATACAGAGGTAGATGTATGTCCTCCTTTAATTGAAAATCAAgtagataaaaaaagaagtgataGTGTACGGGAAGTAGCAGGTTCTGATTCCTGTACAGAAGCCAAGGTCAACAGAGGAAAGGAAGGCATGGTGGGCAGTGAACAAGTTGTAAAAGCAAGTTGTGCAGAATCAGGTTTTGATCCTCACATGGAAGTTGAGGGAGCTGAAAATCCTCTTTTAAATGAAATCCGAGAAGGAGGAAGAAATATTGTAGAGGTAACATCAAAATCTGATTCTGACACAGGAAAGAATGTAAATGGAGAACAGGAAATCATGAGCAGTGTAGAAGTTGTAGACTCAAAATATTCAGAACCAAGTCCTGATCCCCAGATGGACACTGAAGTAGATACAAGCCCTCTTTCAGTTGGAAAGCAAATTGAAGAAGACAAAACAGATGCAGACACAAGAGATGGAGAAAGACAAGATCCAGAATCGAGTCTTGATTCCCAAATAGAAATGGAGGTATATGAAAGCCttatttccaatgaaaaacaaGAAGTAGTGGTCAGTAACTccaaagacaaaatgaaagggGATATGAATGATGGATGTAATCACAGAGTAAATGGACAAATTAAGGAGGGAGAGGATGTACGTAAAACGGATGTGCTGGAAGGGGGAGATAATAATTGTGATTATCATGGATTGGAGGAGGATTCTGGGTCAATTGAAAGCAAAGGGGAAGAAGGGCAGGAGAATGCTGAAAGTAGCTTAGGCAAGGCAAGAGGCCATTCTGAAAGTGAAGAGTCATCAGTACAACAATCTCAAAACATTTCATCACACAGGAAAGCTGAGAACGGCACTTCACAACGCAAGAAAAAGGCGAAGAATGAGCGGggcaaaaataacaaagtgtCAAAGCCGGCCTTCCCAGGAGACAGTATTATTGGAAAACAGGTGAGACACCGCAGCAGCTTGGGCCATCCAGATATCTTCAAGTGGTACAAGGGCAAAGTCCTGCGAAAGAGCACTGCCAGTGAGCTGCTCAAACTTGGCCAGGAACACATTCAACACTTGAATAACTTGGTTACCATCTTTGCTGTAAAATATGAGGAGTATACTGATGTTAGTCATGAGGCGCTAGAGGTTGCTTGGCGAAAGGGTGACCTCAAGATTGTGCCATAG